In Myxococcota bacterium, the following proteins share a genomic window:
- a CDS encoding CpsD/CapB family tyrosine-protein kinase: MGKIHDALQRAESLRPRSDETLASLSAPELTQVPAERVGWRARFRRSAKPRAPAKVDAGPSPEVLVGGTGAPFSEEYRTLRARIQSLRRTREVRSIVLSSARPSEGKTTTAVNLALSFGAERENSVCLVDADLRTPRIHKAFRAGIVGLAEVLEGDAKLEEALVPVPDTRLMVLPVKALPTAPSELLSSRAMVQLVAELHTRFGTVIFDAPPVLGLPDTVTLVDLCDSALFVVGAGRAPREEVESALERLDASKVIGVVLNRCARHELGYIGNYGYGKS; encoded by the coding sequence ATGGGAAAGATCCACGACGCTCTGCAGCGCGCCGAGTCGCTGCGCCCGCGCAGCGACGAGACGCTCGCGTCGCTGTCGGCGCCCGAGCTGACGCAGGTCCCTGCAGAGCGCGTCGGCTGGCGCGCGCGCTTCCGCCGCTCGGCGAAGCCCCGCGCGCCCGCGAAGGTCGACGCCGGCCCGTCTCCCGAGGTGCTGGTCGGCGGCACGGGAGCGCCGTTCTCCGAGGAATACCGCACGCTGCGCGCGCGCATCCAGTCACTGCGCCGCACGCGCGAGGTGCGCAGCATCGTGCTGTCGTCGGCCCGGCCCAGCGAGGGCAAGACCACGACGGCCGTGAACCTGGCGCTCTCGTTCGGCGCCGAGCGCGAGAACTCGGTGTGTCTGGTCGACGCCGACCTGCGCACGCCGCGCATCCACAAGGCCTTCCGCGCCGGCATCGTGGGCCTGGCCGAGGTGCTCGAGGGCGATGCGAAGCTCGAAGAGGCGCTGGTGCCGGTGCCGGACACGCGGCTCATGGTGCTGCCGGTGAAGGCGCTGCCCACCGCCCCGTCGGAGCTCTTGAGCTCGCGTGCGATGGTTCAGCTGGTGGCCGAGCTGCATACGCGCTTTGGCACCGTGATCTTCGACGCGCCGCCGGTGCTGGGCCTGCCCGACACGGTCACGCTGGTCGACCTGTGTGACTCCGCGCTGTTCGTGGTCGGCGCCGGCCGGGCGCCGCGCGAAGAGGTCGAGTCGGCGCTCGAGAGACTCGACGCCAGCAAGGTGATCGGCGTGGTGCTGAACCGCTGCGCCAGACACGAGCTCGGCTACATCGGCAACTACGGCTACGGGAAGTCCTGA
- a CDS encoding MraY family glycosyltransferase, which yields MAVFAAILIVPWLLAIALTPATIAFAHRFDLLDRPTARKAHKQPVAMLGGVALYLSMVLGVGVLLWIGHPLRELAFGPGSLGALALGCGLMVALGLWDDLYDITAFQKAAGQIAIAALTYWMGFKAGAVELPFGFDLSDAGPISFVVTVAWIVIVANAFNLIDGMDGLASGVALVTSLTIFLLANQYAATVPVIGTLALAGALAGFLRFNLPPARIFLGDAGALSIGYLTAVLALASYQKAPAAVALIVPLLVLGLPLLDTILSIVRRGLSHLSVHGTRGLGVRELLSAVTRADRGHLHHLLLRNGLSVTQSLLVLYAICTALAAVGFETRALASDLRFGIFGALVAAGYAALRVLERRASRLEADAARAAEAGAPAKLPHAEQRVAG from the coding sequence ATGGCGGTCTTCGCGGCAATCCTGATCGTCCCGTGGCTGCTGGCGATCGCGCTGACGCCTGCGACGATCGCGTTCGCGCACCGCTTCGACCTGCTCGACCGGCCCACCGCGCGCAAGGCGCACAAGCAGCCGGTGGCCATGCTGGGCGGGGTCGCCCTGTATCTGTCCATGGTGCTCGGCGTCGGGGTGCTGCTCTGGATCGGGCACCCGCTGCGCGAGCTCGCGTTCGGGCCCGGGTCACTCGGCGCGCTCGCGCTGGGCTGCGGGCTGATGGTGGCGCTCGGCCTGTGGGACGACCTGTACGACATCACCGCGTTCCAGAAGGCGGCGGGGCAGATCGCGATCGCCGCGCTGACTTACTGGATGGGCTTCAAGGCCGGTGCGGTGGAGCTGCCGTTCGGCTTCGATCTGTCGGACGCGGGGCCGATCTCGTTCGTGGTCACCGTGGCCTGGATCGTGATCGTCGCCAACGCCTTCAACCTGATCGACGGCATGGACGGACTGGCGTCGGGCGTGGCGCTGGTCACCTCGCTCACCATCTTCCTGCTCGCGAACCAGTACGCCGCGACCGTGCCGGTGATCGGGACGCTCGCGCTGGCCGGCGCGCTCGCGGGCTTCCTGCGCTTCAACCTGCCGCCGGCGCGCATCTTCCTGGGTGACGCCGGGGCGCTCTCGATCGGCTATCTCACGGCCGTGCTCGCGCTCGCGTCGTACCAGAAGGCGCCCGCCGCCGTGGCGTTGATCGTACCGCTGCTCGTGCTCGGGCTGCCACTGCTCGACACCATCCTCTCGATCGTGCGCCGGGGTCTCTCGCACCTGTCCGTGCACGGCACGCGCGGCCTGGGCGTGCGCGAGCTGCTCTCCGCGGTGACTCGCGCGGACCGCGGTCACCTGCACCACCTGCTGCTGCGCAACGGCCTGTCGGTGACTCAGTCGCTGCTCGTGCTGTACGCGATCTGCACCGCGCTGGCCGCGGTCGGCTTCGAGACGCGCGCGCTCGCGAGCGACCTGCGCTTCGGCATCTTCGGAGCGCTCGTGGCGGCGGGCTACGCGGCGCTGCGCGTGCTGGAGCGCCGCGCCTCGCGCCTCGAGGCCGACGCGGCCCGGGCGGCCGAGGCCGGCGCGCCGGCCAAGCTGCCCCACGCCGAGCAGCGGGTGGCCGGGTGA